A stretch of DNA from Campylobacter gracilis:
TGATCGCCTTTTACGTAGTGTAGCGCGGTTTTGAAGCCATCTAGGCCAATAGCGCCGAAATTGTAATCAAGCACGATCTTATGCGTATCCATACCCGCGTATCCCGTGAATACGAACGGACCTCTAATAGGCAGAGCGGTGTATGATCCAGGGCCGTTGCCGACGCCCAAAATAACGGCATCGTCGTCGCTAACGGTCGTATAGGCATACGATAGACCGAATCCGAAAAACTCGCTAACCGAGACTCTTGCGCCGAACATATCGCCATCAAGCCTTCTTGGCTCCAGCCCTCCGTCCACGCGCGAGCCTTTGTAGTTAAGATCAAATCCTAGCTTTAAAATCTCGCCTACCGGCACTTTTACGTTCGCCTCGGCAAGATACAGGCTAACGTCGCCTTCCTTTAATGCGTTAGCGGGCTTTACGTCCGTTACCGCTGCGTAAGCGCCGGTTAAAGTAGTATAAGGCAAGGATTTGTTTTGAACGTATGCGGAGAAAATATTTTCAAATTTTACGGCGACCGGACCGGTCATATTACCCAGAATCACCCTATCTTTAAATAAAGGAGCCTTTCCTTCGCCAGCCGGAGCACCCATAGCGGTTTTACTCCTTCCTTGGAATTTATAAAACCATCCGCCCCACAAGGTAGTATCGGGGATATCTTTATTAGATATCGCCACGCCCTCGAAAGCTTCTTTAAACGCCCTCGTATAGTTGCCTGCTACCAGCGGAGTAACGACATATTGTCTACCCGCCTTTATATCGGTATTGCCTATGCCGTATCCCAGGTATAATTCAGATAATACCGCACCCTTGGTATACCACTCCTTATCGTAGGCGGCCTTATTGCTTGAGCCTACATGATACGGCATCAACCAGCCTTGCCCGGTAAGCCCTATTCTAAAGCCGTAAAGAGGATCGGTAACGTATCCGAGCTCAAGACCCACGCCGAATGCCTCGTAGTCGTTATCGCCCGTAGCGGCTTCGCCTCTATTATCTACGGTTTTATTGGCGTAAGTTGTCTTTACCGTTCCGCCAAGCTTACCGTTAGTAATCGCCTCAGCTACGCTCTCCGCCGCGCTTAGCGAGGATACAACGCATGCGCAAACCGCCGCAGCTAAACTTAGTTTGATGAGTTTCATTCGAAATCTCCTTTCATAAAGATTTACAAATATTTATAAAATGAATTATATCAAACAATCTCGCCGTTTGCGATAAAAAAGGGGCAAATTTAAAATAAAAATTACGCAACTTTATAAAGATTAAATTAATTAGAGGTGGAATTTATAGCCCGATTTATGATTTCATGTTTTGGCGAATATTTTCGGC
This window harbors:
- a CDS encoding OprD family outer membrane porin, which gives rise to MKLIKLSLAAAVCACVVSSLSAAESVAEAITNGKLGGTVKTTYANKTVDNRGEAATGDNDYEAFGVGLELGYVTDPLYGFRIGLTGQGWLMPYHVGSSNKAAYDKEWYTKGAVLSELYLGYGIGNTDIKAGRQYVVTPLVAGNYTRAFKEAFEGVAISNKDIPDTTLWGGWFYKFQGRSKTAMGAPAGEGKAPLFKDRVILGNMTGPVAVKFENIFSAYVQNKSLPYTTLTGAYAAVTDVKPANALKEGDVSLYLAEANVKVPVGEILKLGFDLNYKGSRVDGGLEPRRLDGDMFGARVSVSEFFGFGLSYAYTTVSDDDAVILGVGNGPGSYTALPIRGPFVFTGYAGMDTHKIVLDYNFGAIGLDGFKTALHYVKGDQDRVGGTNNINASGAAGQRVGTSMDIEGWAVTANYAPKAVKGLSLGVTYTALERSDHYASGVNRKFDENEIWLQAAYKFDLSGK